The Desmonostoc muscorum LEGE 12446 genome includes a region encoding these proteins:
- a CDS encoding TIGR04255 family protein encodes MVNTNPFIAQPPKEVPLENAPLIRVIAQVLFPSILSMEDKEFVRLFQEAIRESYPYLQPEQTQGFVFGPQGVVPTVPQITWRFVDKTETWRVSLAPNFLALETTVYSSRSDFLERLESLLIALKESIHPNIEIIERFGMRYIDRLVGKNIDDLSSLVKPEIAGIATAGFREYIHQNINQSLFIIPDGGEQIIARWGLVPADTTFDPAAIEPFAESSWILDLDMSLSKKRDFSVEALMNEAKQFSERIYTFFRWAVTDEFLRRFGGEL; translated from the coding sequence GTGGTCAATACCAATCCATTCATTGCACAGCCACCCAAGGAAGTGCCGTTAGAAAACGCGCCTCTGATTCGGGTGATCGCGCAAGTACTCTTTCCTTCCATTCTTTCGATGGAAGATAAGGAATTTGTTCGTTTATTCCAAGAAGCGATTAGGGAAAGTTATCCTTATCTACAGCCTGAGCAAACTCAGGGCTTCGTTTTTGGCCCTCAAGGTGTTGTACCAACTGTGCCTCAAATAACTTGGCGATTTGTGGACAAAACAGAAACTTGGCGAGTCTCATTAGCACCCAATTTTTTGGCACTTGAGACAACTGTTTATTCAAGTCGCAGTGATTTTCTGGAACGCCTAGAAAGCTTACTTATCGCTCTTAAAGAAAGTATTCATCCTAATATTGAGATTATTGAGCGATTCGGTATGCGATACATTGATAGACTTGTTGGAAAAAATATAGATGATCTATCATCACTGGTAAAACCTGAGATAGCTGGCATTGCAACTGCTGGATTCAGAGAATATATTCATCAAAATATTAATCAATCTTTGTTCATCATCCCCGATGGAGGGGAACAAATCATTGCGAGGTGGGGACTCGTTCCTGCTGATACAACTTTTGATCCTGCGGCGATTGAACCTTTTGCTGAGTCTAGCTGGATACTGGATCTAGATATGTCTCTCTCAAAGAAACGAGATTTCAGTGTTGAAGCTTTGATGAATGAAGCAAAACAATTTTCTGAAAGAATTTATACGTTCTTTCGATGGGCAGTGACTGATGAGTTTTTGCGGCGCTTTGGAGGTGAATTATGA
- a CDS encoding DUF1796 family putative cysteine peptidase: MYRFQISAYTQTGESIGIVGSTRELGLWDIKKFVHLRTSRDRYPLWWTDTEINIAPSLESGNGQTVEYKYVRIDSNGSVLWEAFGLNRWLPIDPENQSKRIIVDDGAFGYLQPHPFGYFTQEPAFNIPQNEESQKLKIAVIGSSVALGYKAWLLRGWTWLLAQALQEKYGHQLVNVSEVGANVARTINRFASVVRPEKPDIVIIALSLGNEGLAYCLPHERRAIQRRFESGLQQLVKMTRDMGARPILGGVYPNNDYSPEHHWLLKDTHNRMINWGVPVLDWLAALDNGQGRWKEGISFDPAHPNTLGHQLMYEAINLDLFAIAKSELAKEKQRFQQPNEVTVYLDNAGFYISACIDEKRLRIINPSQYTYSIAPYWQELQAALQSKAGLIPGIYIAKSAQPGTLPFFAVQEDRAIATTVDIPPGADLEYSAAFNLFSPNNSNLLFYDGHLGILQADERHIWVINESDNEYNIQPMWREIRLALKAVPPGVYEDPLHPDIPFRTMMIGNKGLESRVKAPPKSAVLFQYKCKLSDISRVAILPLGDRCAVRMMLYKMEYDGPAFPFDLTRTTKIADIADIIENRFYDMWNPAFLHYNADERRIYHSKWSGLSFAHEVEDTEDPVNDMSPVHERMRVRYSARSERFWYTLENCDKVLFVRTGIADRSGAIDLVNKLQKQCQEKPFHLLLLSPQSSEEFLDLPNVLHYNADFNPDRMYDDLGHWMYCTQVMKEILESLGVSSKNLFWCPPNPPKDEAKA; encoded by the coding sequence ATGTATCGATTCCAGATCAGTGCATACACTCAAACTGGTGAATCCATAGGTATTGTAGGTTCCACCAGGGAGTTGGGGCTGTGGGATATCAAAAAATTTGTCCATCTGCGTACAAGTCGCGATCGCTATCCTTTATGGTGGACAGATACAGAAATCAACATTGCACCGTCTCTAGAATCAGGCAATGGCCAGACAGTTGAATACAAGTATGTGCGTATAGACTCCAACGGTAGCGTACTATGGGAAGCTTTCGGTCTCAACCGCTGGCTGCCAATTGACCCAGAAAATCAGTCCAAAAGAATTATTGTCGATGATGGCGCATTCGGTTATCTACAGCCTCATCCCTTCGGATATTTTACTCAAGAACCTGCTTTCAACATACCCCAAAACGAAGAGTCCCAGAAGCTGAAAATCGCGGTTATCGGCAGTTCTGTTGCCTTAGGTTATAAAGCTTGGCTCTTAAGAGGTTGGACTTGGCTATTAGCACAGGCTTTGCAGGAAAAATATGGACATCAACTCGTGAACGTGTCCGAAGTTGGGGCGAATGTCGCCAGAACAATCAATCGGTTTGCCTCAGTCGTTAGACCAGAAAAACCGGATATCGTAATTATTGCCTTGTCTTTGGGCAACGAAGGGTTAGCCTACTGTCTCCCCCACGAACGAAGGGCAATCCAGCGACGGTTTGAAAGTGGTTTACAGCAACTGGTGAAAATGACGCGGGACATGGGCGCACGTCCGATTCTCGGCGGGGTTTATCCTAATAATGATTATTCCCCGGAACATCACTGGCTGTTAAAGGACACACACAACCGGATGATCAATTGGGGCGTTCCTGTACTCGATTGGTTGGCAGCATTGGATAATGGTCAGGGACGCTGGAAAGAAGGGATCTCCTTCGATCCGGCTCATCCCAACACCCTCGGACATCAGCTGATGTATGAAGCCATCAACCTAGATTTGTTTGCGATCGCCAAAAGCGAATTAGCAAAAGAAAAACAACGCTTCCAGCAACCAAATGAAGTCACCGTCTACCTTGACAACGCAGGCTTTTATATTTCTGCCTGTATCGATGAGAAGCGTTTGCGGATTATCAATCCATCACAATACACCTACAGCATTGCTCCCTATTGGCAAGAACTCCAAGCTGCACTGCAAAGCAAGGCAGGATTGATCCCCGGTATCTACATTGCCAAGTCTGCCCAGCCAGGGACACTCCCCTTCTTTGCTGTCCAAGAAGATAGAGCGATCGCCACCACAGTAGACATCCCCCCTGGTGCAGATTTAGAATACAGCGCCGCCTTCAATCTGTTTTCGCCCAATAACTCAAATCTTTTATTCTATGACGGGCATCTGGGAATTTTACAAGCAGACGAACGCCATATCTGGGTGATTAACGAATCAGACAACGAGTATAACATCCAGCCCATGTGGCGAGAGATTCGCCTAGCACTCAAAGCCGTGCCCCCTGGAGTTTATGAAGATCCGCTGCATCCTGATATCCCCTTCCGTACCATGATGATTGGCAACAAAGGGCTGGAAAGTCGGGTGAAAGCACCACCAAAGTCAGCAGTACTGTTTCAATATAAATGTAAATTATCAGATATTAGCCGGGTTGCGATTTTGCCACTAGGCGATCGCTGTGCCGTCAGAATGATGTTATATAAAATGGAGTACGACGGCCCCGCCTTTCCCTTTGATTTAACCCGTACTACCAAGATTGCAGACATCGCCGATATCATCGAAAACCGTTTTTATGACATGTGGAACCCTGCCTTTTTGCATTACAATGCAGATGAACGCAGAATCTACCACAGTAAATGGTCAGGTCTATCCTTTGCTCACGAAGTCGAGGATACAGAAGACCCTGTTAATGATATGTCTCCCGTCCACGAACGGATGCGCGTTCGCTACAGCGCACGCTCAGAAAGGTTTTGGTACACACTGGAAAACTGCGACAAAGTACTTTTCGTCCGCACAGGCATTGCCGATCGCAGTGGTGCGATCGATTTGGTCAACAAACTGCAAAAACAATGCCAAGAAAAGCCATTTCACCTGCTGCTGCTTTCTCCCCAGTCGTCTGAGGAATTTTTAGACCTTCCCAATGTGCTGCATTACAACGCAGATTTTAATCCCGATCGCATGTATGACGATTTAGGACACTGGATGTACTGCACACAGGTGATGAAGGAAATTTTGGAATCCCTTGGTGTGTCCAGCAAAAACCTTTTTTGGTGCCCGCCAAATCCTCCGAAAGATGAGGCAAAAGCGTAG